In the Mytilus galloprovincialis chromosome 10, xbMytGall1.hap1.1, whole genome shotgun sequence genome, one interval contains:
- the LOC143049725 gene encoding E3 ubiquitin-protein ligase TRIM45-like, with protein sequence MATSLNVGEEAEHIKGDFVDLLTCSICFEIFKQPKYLPCLHTFCETCISSYIVSKAKGNNLKGFKCPVCRRFIPMGDNLKNPETWARSLPGNYFVVSMMDRKAMKKTEKLCDTCSGKNVSKEAISWCTVCEEAYCDTCEDYHRSYKMARNHKIVPIKDMHEETPISNSCASVTCDEHPEKTIEIYCKDHTQPCCTICATVHHRKCEQVVAIDKAVSGVKESKKAQELMNKLNETGKKLDGVIKKRNHYTTNFKKEIAAVLMEVANMRQKINEKLNKIENKIKDEINGARKENLLRLSEDSTELLTLKSKFDHWKNIFETCLSEGSELQCFVKLEEISRKIPKFEKDLSTVIQGIRDISVKFEATEIVSDTVRFGNLHYNEKRPSFLGLKTVNVHTEKIKVLFTIDIRGSFISGIFFNDDIIITDHDKKRVVNHEKNGKQTDKLNISKPPTDITKVNDCTVAVSSNTEKIFIINVKPLTLVKTLDSSVPLWGLCLVDNQYITARNGTISWLNAETGAKIKQIQTTSSDTRFVTSYQKGEYIYCKGGHTINFESDVGKGFQYNHSNLSNPYNQEIDKEGKIYVVGYGSHNIHHLTPTGELIQIIPVSDIDNTITGYPWVMRFKQNTNRFILTFNSWKVPVYVCEIE encoded by the coding sequence ATGGCGACATCGTTAAACGTGGGGGAAGAAGCTGAACACATAAAAGGAGATTTTGTCGATTTATTGACGTGTagtatatgttttgaaatatttaaacaacCAAAGTATTTACCGTGCCTTCATACGTTTTGTGAGACTTGTATAAGTTCATATATTGTTTCAAAGGCGAAAGGAAACAACTTAAAGGGATTCAAATGCCCGGTATGTCGTCGCTTTATTCCTATGGGAGACAATTTGAAGAATCCTGAGACATGGGCTAGATCTTTGCCGGGTAATTATTTTGTCGTTTCGATGATGGATAGGAAAGCAATGAAGAAAACCGAAAAACTTTGTGATACTTGTAGCGGTAAAAATGTGTCTAAAGAGGCAATTTCTTGGTGTACGGTTTGTGAGGAAGCATATTGTGATACTTGTGAAGACTATCACAGATCATACAAAATGGCGCGAAATCACAAGATAGTACCGATCAAAGACATGCATGAAGAAACGCCTATTTCAAATAGTTGTGCTTCTGTTACTTGCGACGAACATCCAGAGAAGACAATAGAAATATACTGCAAGGATCACACCCAGCCATGTTGTACCATTTGTGCTACTGTACACCATAGAAAATGTGAACAAGTGGTTGCCATAGATAAGGCTGTATCTGGTGTAAAAGAGTCTAAAAAAGCACAGGAACTTATGAATAAGTTAAACGAAACAGGTAAAAAATTAGATGGAGTTATAAAAAAACGAAATCATTATACgacaaatttcaaaaaagaaatagCTGCTGTCTTAATGGAAGTTGCAAACATGCgtcaaaaaataaacgaaaaattaaataaaatagaaaataagatAAAAGACGAAATAAATGGTGCAAGGAAAGAAAATCTTCTTAGACTAAGCGAGGATTCCACAGAATTATTAACATTGAAGAGTAAGTTTGATCATTGGAAGAATATATTTGAAACATGTCTATCCGAGGGATCTGAACTACAATGCTTCGTCAAATTAGAGGAGATTTCAAGGAAAATTCCGAAGTTCGAAAAGGATTTGTCTACAGTTATACAAGGAATAAGGGATATATCTGTTAAGTTTGAAGCTACAGAAATTGTTTCAGATACTGTTCGCTTCGGTAACCtacattacaatgaaaaaagGCCGTCTTTTCTGGGTTTAAAGACTGTAAACGTTCATACTGAAAAGATAAAAGTGTTGTTCACAATCGACATTAGAGGCAGTTTTATCAGTGGAATATTCTTCAACGACGATATAATTATAACCGACCATGACAAGAAAAGGGTGGTTAATCATgagaaaaatggaaaacaaacggacaaattAAACATTTCGAAACCCCCAACTGATATAACAAAGGTGAATGATTGCACTGTAGCCGTGTCGTCAAATACAGAGAAGATATTTATAATCAACGTCAAACCGTTAACATTAGTTAAAACATTAGATAGCAGTGTCCCTTTGTGGGGCTTATGTTTGGTTGACAATCAGTACATAACAGCCAGAAACGGTACCATTTCTTGGTTAAACGCTGAAACAGGGGCtaagataaaacaaatacaaacaacaaGCTCAGATACACGATTCGTCACCAGTTACCAGAAAGGTGAATACATTTATTGTAAGGGGGGACACACTATTAACTTTGAATCAGATGTCGGTAAAGGTTTTCAGTATAACCATAGTAATTTATCCAATCCGTATAATCAGGAAATTGACAAAGAAGGGAAAATATACGTAGTAGGATACGGTTCACATAACATACATCATCTAACCCCTACTGGAGAACTTATCCAGATCATACCTGTATCAGATATAGACAACACAATCACTGGATATCCATGGGTGATGCGCTTCAAACAAAATACTAACCggtttattttaacatttaattcaTGGAAAGTTCCAGTATACGTATGTGAAATTGAATAA
- the LOC143049726 gene encoding ras-related and estrogen-regulated growth inhibitor-like protein, translated as MSLRVVVLGAENVGKSAVTVRFLTRRFIGEYNSNMDLIYKSSIKQEDYVTDIEILDSCAKKNTSIAPGDNVITWTDAFIVVYDICVHSSFEQAIKILDIINKARASVYCPALLLGNKTDLEHRRTVGVEEGHQAALEYNCQYYEVSAADDFVTISIAFQALLRETKIIQQNKPLLKRRKSSLVNVSKKLGAMFGKKDSEMDRKRSTCDVAGPKTIFEKA; from the exons ATGTCATTGAGAGTTGTTGTTTTGGGTGCAGAAAATGTTGGCAAATCCG CAGTGACAGTGAGATTTCTTACACGAAGATTTATTGGAGAATACAATTCTAATATGG ATCTGATATACAAGTCAAGCATTAAACAAGAAGATTATGTAACAGATATAGAAATATTAGATTCATGTGCTAAAAAG AACACATCCATCGCACCGGGAGATAATGTGATAACATGGACGGATGCCTTTATTGTGGTATATGATATCTGTGTTCACTCCTCGTTTGAACAAGCCATTAAAATCCTGGACATTATAAACAAAGCTAGGGCAAGTGTGTATTGTCCAGCTCTTTTGCTAGGCAATAAAACAGATTTAGAACACAGGCGGACAGTTGGTGTCGAGGAGGGACACCAGGCGGCGCTAGAATACAATTGCCAGTATTATGAAGTGTCGGCTGCTGATGATTTTGTGACGATTAGCATTGCGTTTCAAGCGCTTTTAAGAGagacaaaaataattcaacagaATAAGCCTTTATTGAAAAGGCGTAAAAGTTCTTTAGTGAATGTGTCCAAGAAATTAGGTGCAATGTTTGGTAAGAAGGACAGTGAAATGGATCGCAAACGCTCTACGTGTGATGTGGCAGGGCCAAAAACTATTTTTGAAAAAGCGTAA